A genomic window from Lotus japonicus ecotype B-129 chromosome 1, LjGifu_v1.2 includes:
- the LOC130734408 gene encoding uncharacterized protein LOC130734408, with protein sequence MAGFLCNQPVLGSCPCSTSFSSKPFQSPHPQIVRFPPRSSNLATILGFPTPLSFRNQRTLFKSFVASHDSLSSTCDETGETQNDVRVANDDEDKKPLPSLMVLIEAYKDAILSGDEVTVSQIEERLHLVANEKNKLAQELSTLSANQVSSKEKYLRLQADFDNFRKRYDKEKLNIQADAQKEFIEKLLLMVDNFERAKQQIKAHTEKEKKIDVSYQGIYRQFVEVLRSHQVSVVATVGKPFNPLLHEAIAREESAEFKEGIIIKERRRGFLLKDQVLRPAQVKVSSGPGNKKSPVAPAKSMEQPSTAAGIDER encoded by the exons ATGGCTGGTTTTCTCTGCAACCAACCTGTGTTGGGTTCTTGTCCTTGTTCTACTTCATTCTCTTCAAAACCCTTTCAATCTCCACATCCCCAAATCGTTCGTTTTCCACCTCGCTCCTCCAACCTTGCTACAATCTTAGGGTTTCCAACCCCCCTTTCCTTTCGCAATCAAAGAACCCTCTTCAAGTCCTTTGTAGCTTCCCATGATTCGCTTTCATCT ACATGTGATGAAACAGGGGAGACTCAGAATGATGTAAGAGTGGCAAACGATGATGAAGATAAAAAACCTCTACCCAGCTTAATGGTCCTCATTGAAGCATACAAGGATGCCATTCTTAGTGGTGATGAAGTAACCGTATCTCAGATTGAAGAGAGATTACATTTAGTggcaaatgaaaaaaataagctGGCTCAGGAATTATCGACTTTATCGGCTAATCAAGTTTCTTCTAAGGAGAAATACCTTCGCTTACAAGCAGATTTTGATAATTTTAGGAAAAGATATGACAAAGAAAAACTTAACATCCAAGCTGATGCACAGAAAGAATTCATTGAAAAACTTCTGTTGATGGTGGACAATTTTGAGCGAGCCAAACAACAAATTAAAGCACATACcgagaaagagaagaagattgaTGTTAGCTATCAAGGTATTTACAGGCAATTTGTAGAAGTTTTGAGGAGCCATCAAGTTTCTGTCGTAGCAACAGTTGGAAAGCCTTTTAATCCATTG CTTCATGAAGCCATTGCACGCGAGGAGTCCGCAGAGTTCAAGGAAGGGATTATAATCAAAGAACGCCGACGTGGTTTCTTACTCAAAGATCAGGTTCTAAGGCCAGCACAAGTTAAGGTTTCCTCAGGTCCTGGCAACAAGAAATCTCCAGTGGCTCCTGCCAAGTCCATGGAGCAGCCTTCAACAGCTGCTGGAATAGATGAAAGATGA